A stretch of the Streptomyces sp. NBC_01428 genome encodes the following:
- a CDS encoding sialidase family protein, which produces MTVTTRMAAFASAAGLLTALAATGGTASAAPLHGRQCTSSVPYTAGRDGYDTYRIPATVTTRAGTLLAFAEGRHSGAGDTGDIDVVLRRSPDGGCTWGPLQVVTSGDGDTRGNPAPVVDPRSGRVVLLTSYNSGAVSEAQIMRGEVTADQSRRVFVQSSRDDGRHFTAPRDVTAATKLPDWRWYATGPGHAIALRHGPHAGRLVVPANHSAAPPAGSADTGQEARYYGAHALYSDDGGLTWHLGFVDDTYDGKDNANENAVAELPDDRLYFSARDQNGTSPGNRLDTYSGDGGETLDRPYAVQPTLNDVPVVQGSVLQLTGGPAAPLLFAGPSVPTARRSMALWRSTTAGAGFTRAATLSADPAAYSDLVQLGPSRVGILYETGVSGPYESITFRRLPVNGPTG; this is translated from the coding sequence ATGACCGTCACGACCCGCATGGCCGCGTTCGCCAGTGCCGCAGGACTCCTCACCGCCCTCGCCGCCACCGGCGGCACCGCCTCCGCCGCGCCCCTGCACGGCCGGCAGTGCACCTCCTCCGTCCCGTACACCGCGGGCCGCGACGGCTACGACACGTACCGCATCCCCGCGACCGTCACGACCCGCGCCGGCACCCTGCTGGCCTTCGCCGAGGGCCGGCACAGCGGTGCCGGCGACACCGGCGACATCGACGTCGTCCTCAGACGCTCCCCGGACGGAGGCTGCACCTGGGGCCCGCTCCAGGTCGTCACCTCCGGCGACGGCGACACCCGCGGCAACCCGGCCCCCGTCGTCGACCCCCGCAGCGGCCGCGTCGTCCTGCTCACCTCCTACAACAGCGGCGCCGTGAGCGAGGCGCAGATCATGCGCGGCGAGGTCACCGCGGACCAGAGCCGCCGCGTCTTCGTCCAGAGCAGCCGCGACGACGGCCGCCACTTCACGGCTCCGCGCGACGTCACCGCCGCCACCAAGCTGCCCGACTGGCGCTGGTACGCCACCGGACCCGGCCACGCGATCGCCCTGCGCCACGGCCCGCACGCCGGACGCCTCGTCGTCCCCGCCAACCACTCCGCCGCCCCGCCCGCCGGCTCCGCCGACACCGGCCAGGAGGCCAGGTACTACGGCGCCCACGCCCTCTACAGCGACGACGGCGGACTCACCTGGCACCTCGGCTTCGTCGACGACACCTACGACGGGAAGGACAACGCCAACGAGAACGCCGTCGCCGAACTCCCCGACGACAGGCTGTACTTCAGCGCCCGCGACCAGAACGGCACGAGCCCCGGCAACCGCCTCGACACCTACTCCGGTGACGGCGGCGAGACCCTCGACCGCCCCTACGCCGTCCAGCCCACCCTGAACGACGTCCCCGTCGTCCAGGGCAGCGTCCTCCAGCTCACCGGCGGACCCGCCGCGCCGCTCCTGTTCGCCGGCCCGTCCGTCCCCACCGCCCGCCGCTCCATGGCCCTGTGGCGCAGCACGACGGCGGGCGCCGGCTTCACCCGGGCGGCCACCCTGTCCGCGGACCCGGCCGCCTACTCCGACCTCGTCCAGCTCGGCCCGTCCCGCGTCGGGATCCTCTACGAGACGGGCGTCAGCGGCCCCTACGAGAGCATCACCTTCCGGCGCCTGCCCGTGAACGGCCCGACCGGATAA
- a CDS encoding protealysin inhibitor emfourin: MRISVRRTGGFAGIERRAEVDTSGRPDAADWHALAERTLAAGRDTPPPGVPDGFGYRITVDGTTVHAADPSLTEDQRELISRVLKEGA; encoded by the coding sequence ATGCGTATTTCGGTGAGGCGTACGGGCGGGTTCGCGGGCATCGAGCGCCGTGCGGAGGTGGACACCTCGGGACGGCCCGACGCGGCCGACTGGCACGCCCTGGCCGAGCGGACGCTCGCCGCCGGGCGGGACACTCCCCCGCCCGGTGTCCCGGACGGCTTCGGCTACCGGATCACGGTGGACGGCACGACGGTCCACGCGGCCGACCCGAGCCTCACGGAGGACCAGCGCGAGCTGATCTCCCGGGTGCTCAAGGAGGGCGCCTAG
- a CDS encoding tellurite resistance TerB family protein, whose amino-acid sequence MLPGWGRNGRSVQVPRILGTRTAWSTVGDGEFFCPGCGGDRNYQRLTGRRRFTLLGVPVLPRGETGPVVECAACHRHYGADVLDHPTTTRFSAMLRDAVHTVALAVLAAGGTCARTSLETAASAVRSAGFDDCTEDQLGALVEALAADTGRLFGEPCGASLAIELHEALDPLAPHLAPTGREAILLQGARIALADGPYTPAERDALATVGAALTICSDDVTRLLATARTPS is encoded by the coding sequence GTGCTGCCAGGATGGGGACGAAACGGTCGCTCGGTTCAGGTTCCCCGCATCCTGGGCACCCGTACGGCGTGGAGCACCGTCGGCGACGGCGAGTTCTTCTGCCCCGGCTGCGGGGGCGACCGCAACTACCAGCGGCTCACCGGACGCCGCCGCTTCACCCTCCTCGGCGTCCCCGTGCTGCCGCGCGGCGAGACCGGACCCGTCGTCGAGTGCGCCGCCTGCCACCGCCACTACGGTGCGGACGTCCTCGACCACCCCACCACCACCCGCTTCTCCGCGATGCTCCGCGACGCCGTCCACACCGTCGCCCTCGCCGTCCTCGCCGCCGGCGGCACCTGCGCCCGTACGTCGCTGGAGACCGCGGCGTCCGCCGTGCGCTCGGCCGGCTTCGACGACTGCACCGAGGACCAGCTCGGCGCGCTCGTCGAGGCACTCGCCGCCGACACCGGCCGCCTCTTCGGCGAGCCCTGCGGCGCGAGCCTGGCCATAGAGCTCCACGAGGCACTGGACCCGCTGGCCCCGCATCTCGCCCCCACCGGCCGCGAGGCGATCCTCCTCCAGGGCGCCCGCATCGCCCTGGCCGACGGCCCCTACACGCCCGCCGAGCGGGACGCCCTCGCCACCGTCGGCGCGGCCCTCACGATCTGCTCGGACGACGTCACCCGCCTCCTCGCGACGGCCCGCACCCCGTCCTGA
- a CDS encoding MFS transporter, with amino-acid sequence MTATGPAVPAGALAEPVERVGRGWTSALSLANGAIWVGWYGPLQILLAAQAEDFAPGTGMSKETLLAWITGAGAVVSLIANPLFGALSDRTTSRRGRRTPWIVAGAAGGALSLLLLGRADGPWTAAAGWCLVQLTLNAAFAAVTAAVPDRVPRSQRGSVGGWLGAAQILGVVGGTALATAAGGTGGGYAACAVFTLVGVLPYVLRYEDLRLPAADRPDWSPRAFLGSFRLSPRRHPDLAWAWLTRFLINLSNALVLLYLLYYLRDRLHHDDPEQGVLILTAVNGVTLLATVVVGGVWSDRVGRRKPFVVWSGVLMAVATAALAGWQTWPGAIVAAAVLGVGFGVFTSVDFALMTDVLPTALDRGKDLGVINIANALPQVAAPALAAPVVTYLGGYRVLYAVAAVIGLAGAVLVGRIKGVD; translated from the coding sequence ATGACCGCGACCGGACCGGCCGTGCCCGCCGGGGCGCTCGCCGAGCCCGTCGAACGGGTGGGCCGGGGCTGGACGTCGGCGCTCTCCCTCGCCAACGGGGCGATCTGGGTGGGCTGGTACGGGCCTCTGCAGATCCTCCTCGCCGCGCAGGCGGAGGACTTCGCGCCCGGCACCGGCATGTCCAAGGAGACGCTGCTGGCCTGGATCACGGGGGCCGGCGCGGTCGTCTCGCTGATCGCCAACCCGCTGTTCGGCGCGCTCTCTGACCGGACGACCTCACGCCGGGGCCGCCGCACGCCGTGGATCGTGGCCGGAGCGGCCGGCGGCGCGCTGTCCCTGCTGCTCCTGGGGCGGGCCGACGGTCCGTGGACGGCGGCGGCGGGCTGGTGCCTGGTCCAGCTCACCCTGAACGCCGCGTTCGCCGCGGTCACGGCCGCCGTCCCCGACCGGGTGCCCAGGTCCCAGCGGGGCTCGGTGGGCGGCTGGCTGGGCGCCGCGCAGATCCTCGGCGTGGTCGGCGGCACCGCGCTGGCGACGGCGGCGGGAGGCACCGGCGGCGGCTACGCGGCCTGTGCGGTGTTCACGCTGGTGGGCGTCCTGCCGTACGTGCTGCGGTACGAGGACCTGCGGCTGCCCGCGGCGGACCGGCCCGACTGGTCCCCGCGGGCCTTCCTCGGCTCCTTCCGGCTGAGCCCGCGCCGCCACCCCGACCTGGCGTGGGCGTGGCTGACCCGCTTCCTCATCAACCTCAGCAACGCCCTCGTGCTGCTGTATCTCCTCTACTACCTGCGCGACCGGCTGCACCACGACGATCCCGAGCAGGGCGTCCTGATCCTCACCGCGGTGAACGGCGTCACGCTGCTCGCCACCGTCGTGGTCGGCGGGGTGTGGTCGGACCGGGTGGGCCGCCGCAAACCGTTCGTGGTCTGGTCCGGCGTCCTGATGGCGGTGGCCACCGCGGCGCTGGCGGGGTGGCAGACCTGGCCCGGCGCGATCGTCGCGGCGGCCGTCCTCGGTGTCGGCTTCGGCGTGTTCACCTCCGTCGACTTCGCCCTGATGACGGACGTCCTGCCGACGGCGCTCGACCGCGGCAAGGACCTCGGCGTCATCAACATCGCCAACGCCCTCCCCCAGGTCGCCGCCCCCGCCCTGGCGGCGCCGGTCGTGACGTATCTGGGCGGCTACCGGGTGCTGTACGCGGTCGCGGCGGTGATCGGTCTCGCGGGAGCGGTGCTGGTCGGGCGGATCAAGGGGGTGGACTGA
- a CDS encoding ABC transporter ATP-binding protein, translating into MSGPVTERASFGAEPLVRLTDTHVVHRARSGGVFTRDRVYALTGVDLAVAPGETVGVVGESGCGKSTLAKVLVGVQRPTSGTVTFHGDDLWSLKPDARRTAVGASTGMIFQDPSTALNRRLPVRRILRDPLDVHRRGTPAEREDRVRELMALVGLPRALADALPGQLSGGQRQRVAIARALALDPGLVVADEPTSALDVSVRAQILNLLLDLKERLGLALVFVSHDIQTVRRMSDRVITMYLGRVVEESPAGEVTERSRHPYTRALFSATPGLLDPIDPIPLAGPVPSATRPPSGCPFRTRCWKADDHCAEGMPEFTAASVPGHRFRCHHPVEEGRSTRALVAQAESAVAATALADATFQQHTREP; encoded by the coding sequence ATGAGCGGGCCGGTGACGGAGCGGGCGAGTTTCGGGGCGGAGCCGCTGGTGCGGCTGACGGACACGCATGTGGTGCACCGGGCGCGCAGCGGCGGGGTGTTCACCCGGGACCGGGTGTACGCGCTGACGGGTGTCGATCTGGCGGTGGCGCCCGGGGAGACGGTGGGGGTGGTCGGCGAGTCGGGGTGCGGGAAGTCGACGCTGGCGAAGGTGCTGGTGGGGGTGCAGCGGCCGACGTCGGGCACGGTGACGTTCCACGGGGACGATCTGTGGTCGCTGAAGCCGGACGCGCGGCGGACGGCGGTCGGGGCGAGCACGGGCATGATCTTCCAGGATCCGTCGACGGCCCTGAACCGGCGGCTGCCCGTGCGGCGGATCCTGCGGGACCCGCTGGATGTGCACCGGCGCGGGACTCCGGCCGAACGGGAGGACCGGGTGCGGGAGTTGATGGCGTTGGTCGGTCTGCCGCGGGCTCTCGCGGACGCGTTGCCGGGCCAGTTGTCGGGTGGGCAGCGCCAGCGGGTGGCGATCGCGCGGGCCCTGGCGCTGGATCCGGGTCTGGTGGTGGCGGACGAGCCGACGAGCGCGCTGGACGTGTCGGTGCGGGCGCAGATCCTGAATCTGCTCCTCGATCTGAAGGAACGCCTGGGTCTGGCGCTGGTGTTCGTGTCGCACGACATCCAGACGGTGCGGCGGATGAGCGACCGGGTGATCACGATGTATCTGGGGCGGGTGGTGGAGGAGTCGCCGGCCGGTGAGGTCACCGAGCGGTCGCGGCACCCGTACACGCGGGCGTTGTTCTCGGCGACGCCGGGGCTGCTGGATCCGATCGACCCGATTCCGCTGGCCGGGCCGGTGCCGTCGGCGACGCGGCCGCCCAGCGGGTGCCCGTTCCGCACCCGCTGCTGGAAGGCGGACGACCACTGCGCGGAGGGGATGCCGGAGTTCACGGCCGCGTCGGTGCCGGGGCACCGCTTCCGGTGCCACCATCCTGTGGAGGAGGGCCGGTCGACACGCGCCCTGGTGGCGCAGGCCGAGTCCGCCGTCGCGGCCACCGCCCTGGCCGACGCCACGTTCCAGCAGCACACCAGGGAGCCTTGA
- the leuA gene encoding 2-isopropylmalate synthase, protein MANSHSSEQTRANRQRPTSMPVHKYGQYDQVDIPDRNWPNNRITVAPRWLSTDLRDGNQALIDPMSPARKREMFDLLVKMGYKEIEVGFPASGQTDFDFVRSIIEDETAIPDDVTISVLTQAREDLIERTVESLKGARRANVHLYNATAPVFRRVVFRGSKDDIKQIAVDGTRLVVEYAEKLLGPETEFGYQYSPEIFTDTELDFALEVCEAVMDVWQPGPGREIILNLPATVERSTPSTHADRFEWMGRNLSRREHVCLSIHPHNDRGTAVAAAELALMAGADRVEGCLFGQGERTGNVDLVTLGMNLFSQGVDPQIDFSDIDEIRRTWEYCNQMDVHARHPYVGDLVYTSFSGSHQDAIKKGFDAMEADAAAKGVTVDDIEWAVPYLPIDPKDVGRSYEAVIRVNSQSGKGGIAYVLKNDHKLDLPRRMQIEFSKLIQQKTDAEGGEVTPKDIWATFQDEYLPNPANPWGRVQVRTGQSTTDKDGVDALTVEATVDGADTVLSGTGNGPISAFFDALQSIGIDVRLLDYQEHTMSEGASAQAASYIECAIGDKVLWGIGIDANTTRASLKAVVSAVNRAAR, encoded by the coding sequence ATGGCGAACAGCCACAGCAGCGAGCAGACCCGCGCCAACCGCCAGCGTCCCACGTCGATGCCGGTCCACAAGTACGGCCAGTACGACCAGGTCGACATCCCCGACCGGAACTGGCCGAACAACCGGATCACCGTCGCCCCCCGCTGGCTCTCCACCGACCTGCGTGACGGCAACCAGGCCCTGATCGACCCCATGTCGCCCGCGCGCAAGCGCGAGATGTTCGACCTGCTGGTGAAGATGGGCTACAAGGAGATCGAGGTCGGCTTCCCGGCGTCGGGCCAGACGGACTTCGACTTCGTCCGCTCGATCATCGAGGACGAGACGGCGATCCCCGACGACGTGACGATCTCCGTACTGACCCAGGCCCGCGAGGACCTGATCGAGCGGACCGTCGAGTCGCTGAAGGGCGCCCGGCGCGCCAACGTCCACCTGTACAACGCGACCGCCCCGGTCTTCCGCCGCGTCGTCTTCCGCGGCTCGAAGGACGACATCAAGCAGATCGCGGTCGATGGCACCCGCCTGGTCGTCGAGTACGCGGAGAAGCTGCTGGGCCCCGAGACCGAGTTCGGCTACCAGTACAGCCCCGAGATCTTCACCGACACCGAGCTGGACTTCGCCCTGGAGGTCTGCGAGGCGGTCATGGACGTCTGGCAGCCCGGCCCGGGCCGCGAGATCATCCTCAACCTGCCCGCCACCGTGGAGCGTTCCACCCCCTCCACGCACGCGGACCGCTTCGAGTGGATGGGCCGCAACCTGTCCCGCCGCGAGCACGTCTGCCTGTCGATCCACCCCCACAACGACCGCGGCACCGCCGTCGCCGCCGCCGAACTGGCCCTGATGGCCGGCGCCGACCGCGTCGAGGGCTGCCTGTTCGGCCAGGGCGAGCGCACCGGCAACGTCGACCTGGTCACCCTGGGCATGAACCTGTTCTCGCAGGGCGTCGACCCGCAGATCGACTTCTCCGACATCGACGAGATCCGCCGTACGTGGGAGTACTGCAACCAGATGGACGTCCACGCCCGTCACCCGTACGTCGGCGACCTCGTCTACACCTCCTTCTCCGGCTCCCACCAGGACGCCATCAAGAAGGGCTTCGACGCCATGGAGGCCGACGCCGCCGCCAAGGGCGTCACCGTCGACGACATCGAGTGGGCCGTGCCGTACCTGCCCATCGACCCCAAGGACGTCGGCCGCTCCTACGAGGCCGTCATCCGCGTCAACTCGCAGTCCGGCAAGGGCGGTATCGCGTACGTCCTGAAGAACGACCACAAGCTGGACCTGCCGCGCCGTATGCAGATCGAGTTCTCGAAGCTCATCCAGCAGAAGACGGACGCCGAGGGCGGCGAGGTCACCCCGAAGGACATCTGGGCGACCTTCCAGGACGAGTACCTGCCCAACCCCGCGAACCCGTGGGGCCGCGTCCAGGTCAGGACCGGCCAGTCCACCACGGACAAGGACGGCGTGGACGCCCTCACCGTCGAGGCCACCGTCGACGGCGCGGACACCGTCCTGAGCGGTACCGGCAACGGCCCGATCTCCGCGTTCTTCGACGCCCTGCAGTCCATCGGCATCGACGTACGCCTGCTGGACTACCAGGAGCACACGATGAGCGAGGGCGCCTCCGCCCAGGCCGCCTCGTACATCGAATGCGCGATCGGCGACAAGGTTCTGTGGGGAATCGGCATCGACGCGAATACGACACGCGCCTCGCTGAAGGCCGTCGTCTCCGCCGTCAACCGCGCCGCCCGCTGA
- a CDS encoding GH1 family beta-glucosidase, whose protein sequence is MIARMATNPLPQFPPGFLWGVSTSAHQIEGAVGERAPSVWDAFTAEPGRVKDGSTAAVACDHYHRYPEDVELLAGLGVDAYRFSVSWPRVNSPGGLDFYDRLVDALCAAGVRPVPTLFHWDLPAELDWRDRDTAERFAAYAGTVAGRLGDRVTKWITLNEPAEHTLLGHALGAHAPGERLLFDALPVAHHQLLAHGLAVRALRAAGAGDIGIANSHGPTWAASSRAEDVAAADFYDLLLNRLFADPVLLGRYPEGVETLMPGDVEADLKIIGEPLDWYGINYYQPTRVGAPEGTEIEFGGLRLPADLPFTVHELEGYPVTDFGWPVVPEALTELLTGFRERYGQRLPPVVITENGCSYDGIDDQERITFLDGHVRALHRASEQGVDVRGYFVWSLLDNFEWAEGYARRFGLVHVDFDTLERTPKASYRWLRDVLRAQR, encoded by the coding sequence ATGATCGCGCGCATGGCGACGAACCCCCTCCCGCAGTTCCCGCCCGGCTTCCTCTGGGGCGTGTCCACCTCGGCCCACCAGATCGAGGGGGCCGTCGGTGAGCGCGCCCCGTCGGTGTGGGACGCCTTCACCGCCGAACCCGGCCGCGTCAAGGACGGCTCCACGGCCGCGGTGGCCTGCGACCACTACCACCGCTACCCCGAGGACGTGGAGCTCCTCGCGGGTCTGGGCGTGGACGCGTACCGCTTCTCGGTGTCCTGGCCCCGGGTGAACTCCCCCGGCGGCCTCGACTTCTACGACCGTCTCGTCGACGCCCTGTGCGCGGCGGGTGTCCGGCCCGTCCCCACCCTGTTCCACTGGGACCTGCCGGCGGAGCTCGACTGGCGGGACCGGGACACCGCCGAGCGGTTCGCCGCGTACGCGGGAACGGTCGCCGGACGGCTCGGTGACCGCGTCACGAAGTGGATCACCCTCAACGAGCCCGCCGAACACACCCTGCTGGGCCACGCGCTCGGCGCGCACGCCCCCGGCGAGCGGCTCCTGTTCGACGCGCTGCCGGTGGCCCACCACCAGCTCCTCGCGCACGGTCTCGCCGTCCGGGCGCTGCGCGCGGCCGGCGCGGGAGACATCGGCATCGCCAACTCGCACGGCCCGACCTGGGCCGCCTCCTCCCGCGCAGAGGACGTGGCGGCGGCCGACTTCTACGACCTGCTGCTCAACCGCCTGTTCGCCGACCCGGTCCTGCTCGGCCGCTATCCCGAGGGCGTCGAGACGCTGATGCCCGGCGACGTCGAGGCCGACCTGAAGATCATCGGCGAGCCCCTCGACTGGTACGGGATCAACTACTACCAGCCGACCCGGGTGGGCGCCCCCGAGGGAACCGAGATCGAGTTCGGCGGACTCCGCCTGCCCGCCGACCTGCCCTTCACCGTCCACGAGCTGGAGGGGTACCCGGTGACCGACTTCGGCTGGCCGGTGGTGCCCGAGGCGCTCACCGAACTGCTCACGGGCTTCCGCGAGCGCTACGGACAGCGGCTCCCGCCCGTCGTCATCACCGAGAACGGCTGCTCCTACGACGGCATCGACGACCAGGAACGGATCACCTTCCTGGACGGTCATGTCCGCGCGCTGCACCGGGCGTCGGAGCAGGGCGTCGACGTCCGCGGCTACTTCGTTTGGTCGCTTCTGGACAACTTCGAGTGGGCGGAGGGGTACGCGCGCCGCTTCGGTCTCGTCCACGTCGACTTCGACACCCTGGAGCGAACGCCCAAGGCCTCCTACCGATGGCTGCGGGACGTGCTGCGGGCACAGAGATGA
- a CDS encoding M4 family metallopeptidase, whose amino-acid sequence MTTNGGFEPVFCTIVPPHVLDRLASSEDPALAGPARQTLERDAYERTHRRLTTVLGAPSVAAPPDAAGGQPHRTIYDARHGQDLPGTRVRGEGEEPGKDATVNRAYAGLGATFELYLNAYQRSSINGDGLPLDATVHFDNDYNNAFWNGEQMVFGDGDGEIFLDFTIPVDVIGHELTHGVTQYTANLTYFGQPGALNESMSDVFGSLIKQYTLGQSAAEADWLIGAGLLAPRVTGSALRSMKEPGSAYDDDVLGKDPQPGTMDGYVRTGRDNGGVHINSGIPNHAFYLVAEALGGHAWERAGQIWYDVLTGGELPQQALFSDFARLTLAAARSRYNDGEELQAVVKAWEQVGVPAT is encoded by the coding sequence ATGACCACCAACGGGGGCTTCGAGCCCGTCTTCTGCACCATCGTGCCGCCCCACGTCCTCGACCGGCTCGCGAGCAGCGAGGACCCCGCGCTCGCCGGTCCCGCCCGCCAGACCCTGGAGCGGGACGCGTACGAGCGCACCCACCGGCGGCTGACCACCGTCCTCGGCGCGCCCTCCGTCGCCGCGCCGCCGGACGCGGCGGGCGGGCAGCCGCACCGCACGATCTACGACGCACGCCACGGGCAGGACCTGCCGGGCACCCGGGTCCGCGGCGAGGGCGAGGAGCCTGGCAAGGACGCCACCGTCAACCGGGCGTACGCCGGCCTCGGCGCCACCTTCGAGCTGTACCTGAACGCCTACCAGCGCTCCTCGATCAACGGCGACGGCCTGCCGCTCGACGCCACCGTGCACTTCGACAACGACTACAACAACGCCTTCTGGAACGGCGAGCAGATGGTGTTCGGCGACGGGGACGGCGAGATCTTCCTCGACTTCACCATCCCGGTCGACGTCATCGGGCACGAGCTGACCCACGGCGTCACCCAGTACACGGCGAACCTCACGTACTTCGGCCAGCCGGGCGCGCTGAACGAGTCGATGTCGGACGTCTTCGGGTCACTGATCAAGCAGTACACGCTCGGCCAGAGCGCCGCCGAGGCCGACTGGCTGATCGGCGCCGGGCTCCTCGCCCCGCGGGTCACCGGCTCCGCCCTGCGGTCCATGAAGGAGCCGGGCAGCGCGTACGACGACGACGTGCTCGGCAAGGACCCGCAGCCCGGCACGATGGACGGCTATGTCCGCACCGGCCGTGACAACGGCGGCGTCCACATCAACTCGGGCATCCCCAACCACGCCTTCTACCTCGTCGCCGAGGCACTCGGCGGGCACGCGTGGGAGCGGGCCGGGCAGATCTGGTACGACGTCCTGACCGGCGGGGAGCTGCCGCAGCAGGCCCTGTTCTCGGACTTCGCGCGGCTCACGCTGGCCGCGGCGCGCTCCCGGTACAACGACGGGGAGGAGCTCCAGGCGGTCGTCAAGGCCTGGGAGCAGGTGGGGGTTCCGGCCACGTAG
- a CDS encoding dihydrodipicolinate synthase family protein, with amino-acid sequence MTFPAPLTGVVPPVCTPLTPDREVDVASLVRLIDHLMDAGVHGLFVLGSTSEVAYLTDAQRRLVVETAAGHVAGRLPVLAGAIDMTTPRVLDHARAARAAGADAVVVTAPFYTRTHPAEIARHFRLVAAGAGLPVFAYDLPASVHTKLHPELVLSLAAEGVLAGLKDSSGDLGPFRSVVTGARDLPGAGGFTALTGSEVVVDAALALGAHGVVPGLANVDPAGYVRLYDLCAAGDAAGARAEQERLCELFGMVGVGDPVRMGGSSSALGAFKAALFLRGVIACPATAEPQVPLSEGEVERVGKYLAGAGLL; translated from the coding sequence ATGACCTTCCCCGCCCCGCTGACCGGTGTCGTACCGCCCGTCTGCACTCCCCTGACCCCGGACCGCGAGGTGGACGTCGCGTCCCTCGTGCGGCTGATCGACCATCTGATGGACGCCGGGGTGCACGGGTTGTTCGTGCTCGGTTCGACGTCCGAGGTGGCCTATCTGACGGACGCGCAGCGCAGGCTGGTGGTGGAGACGGCGGCCGGGCACGTGGCGGGCCGGCTGCCGGTGCTGGCCGGTGCGATCGACATGACGACGCCGCGCGTCCTGGACCACGCGCGGGCGGCGCGGGCCGCGGGCGCGGACGCGGTCGTGGTGACGGCGCCGTTCTACACGCGGACCCACCCCGCCGAGATCGCCCGGCACTTCCGGCTGGTGGCGGCCGGGGCGGGGCTGCCGGTGTTCGCGTACGACCTGCCGGCCTCCGTGCACACGAAGCTGCACCCGGAGCTGGTGCTCTCTCTGGCGGCGGAGGGTGTCCTCGCCGGTCTCAAGGACTCCAGCGGTGACCTCGGTCCGTTCCGGTCGGTCGTCACCGGGGCCCGTGATCTGCCCGGTGCCGGCGGGTTCACCGCTCTCACCGGTTCGGAGGTCGTCGTCGACGCGGCGCTCGCCCTCGGCGCGCACGGCGTGGTGCCGGGGCTGGCCAACGTCGACCCGGCGGGCTACGTACGGCTGTACGACCTGTGCGCGGCGGGGGACGCGGCGGGGGCGCGGGCGGAGCAGGAGCGGCTGTGCGAGCTGTTCGGGATGGTGGGCGTCGGCGATCCCGTCCGGATGGGCGGGAGTTCGTCGGCGCTCGGCGCGTTCAAGGCCGCGCTGTTCCTGCGGGGGGTCATCGCCTGCCCGGCGACGGCGGAGCCTCAGGTGCCGTTGTCGGAGGGGGAGGTCGAGCGGGTGGGCAAGTACCTGGCGGGGGCGGGGCTGTTGTAG